A segment of the Streptomyces sp. XD-27 genome:
AAGCTGCTGGGTGTGGGCCTGGCGCTGGCCGTGCTGCTGGACGCCACGCTGGTGCGCGGCGTGCTCGTGCCGGCCGTGATGAGGCTCGCGGGCCGGGCCAACTGGTGGGCGCCGCCCGCACTGCGTCGCCTGCACGCCAGGCTGGGGCTCACCGACGAGTGATCGGTCCCCTTCACCCGGGACCACGGCGTCGGTCGTCGGAGTCACGGCTCCCATCGTGCCGCGGCGGCCGCGGCGGAGTGTCCCGCCAGCAGCAGGAGGTGCTCCTCCGCGCCGACCCGTTCACCTGAGGAGGGCAGCAACTGCGGAATGCCGTCCAGGATCGGATAGCGCAGCCGCAGCCGCGGGTTGTAGAGCGCCTCGTCCGGGTGGAGCAGGGCGAGCGGGCCCTTGTCGAGCGGACAGGCGAGGATGTTCAGCAGCGGGTCATCGGGTTTCATGGCGTACTTCCTTCGATACTTTGGACCGCCGGGTTCCACTGATCCGGCTTCGCGGCGGCGGGCTCGGGGCTATGGCGGGGCAGGGTGAGCAGCACGATCACCGCCAGTGCGGTGCCGCCCAGCCGCAGGGCCAGTCGCAGCGGCTCGTCCGGCAGCGGCTCGCCGAAGACGACCGTGCCGCAGGCGACGGTGAACACGCAGGTGATTGTGGTGCAGACGGGCACGATCAGTGAGGCCCGGCAGCGCTGCAGCGCCGTCTGCGAGAGCACCAGCCCGCCGACGCCCGTGATCAGCAGCAGATACGGGTACGGGGTCAGGGCCAGCCGGGCCGGTGCCGCGCCCGGACCATGAGTCGCCAGCGCCCCCGACACCCCCTTGATCGCCAGCGAACTCACCCCGTACAGCAGGCCGATGGCCACCCCGTACGCCACGCCGCTGGTCGGCAGCCGGTGCCGCCGCCGGGCCCGCCGCTCCGCCGCGCCGTACAGCCACAGGCCCGCGGCCAGCGAGGGCGCGCACACCGCGAGCAGCACGGCGGCGGGCGCGGAGTGGCTGATCGACTCCCCGCCGCCGCGCAGCGAGGCGACGACCATCACCAGCGCGCCCAGGATCACCACGATGCTCCGCCGCTCGCGCCCGCTGGTCCGCTCGCCCAGCACGGCGGAGGACAGCATCAGCAGCAGGACCAGACCGGACACGAACAGGCCCTGCGCGGCGGCGATCGGCAGGGTGCGGTAGACGACGAGCTGGGCGCCGAAGCCCAGTGCGAGGGCGAGTGCGCCGCCGATCCACAGCGGGCTGCCGAGCACCAGCCGCACCAGCCGGGCGGGGCTGGTGACGCTCAGCGGAGGCAGCCCGGACAGGGCGCGTTTCTCCAGCACGAAGCCGGTGCTGTAGAGGACGTTGGCCAGCAGCGCGCCCGCCACACCCCACAGCACGACTACACCCGCCTCGCGTGCACCAGCAGGATGGAGGCCAGGGACGGCAGGCGGCAGGCGACCCGGTCCAGCCCGCGCAGCGGGCGTGGCACCCCGTGGAACGGCGCCCCGGCCATGGCGGTCACCTCGAAGCCCGACGCGGCCAGGAAGCCGCGCAGCGCCCGGGCGGTGTACAGCCGCAGGTGGCCGACGACCTGGCTGCCGGGGCGGCCGTGGACACCGCGCAGGCTCACCTCCGAGAACACCGGCTGCACCCCGGCGAGCAGCAGACCGCGGTTGTACCAGGCCGCCAGATTGGGGGTGGACAGCAGCAGATGGCCACCGGGGCGCAGCACCCGGCGCAGCTCGTCCAGGGCCGCGTCCGGGTCGACGACATGCTCGATGACCTCGCTGAACAGCACCGCGTCCGCGCTGCGGGCCGCGAACGGCAGCCCGCCGTCGGTGAGTTCCCCGCGGACCACGGCCGGCAGCCGGGGCGCCGCGCGGCGCAGGGCGTCCTGCGACCAGTCGACACCGATGACCCGGTGCCCGCGCAGATACGGCAGGGCCACGGCCGCGGCCGTGCCGTCGCCGCACCCGATGTCCAGCACCGTTGCCGGGCGGCCGACCCCCGCCGGACCGAGGGCGCGGGCCAGCATCCGGGCCTGGCGGCGGCTGCGTTCCGCGCCCGAGGCGACCGGCACGGCGGGGTCCTCGTAGAAGTCCCGTAGCGCGGGGGCGGACCGGGCGGCGGGCTTCAGGGCGCAACGGGGGGCGGCGGTCACCGGCCGGGGGGCGGCGCGGCGGTCGCTCATGAGCCACCTCCACCGGATGAGGGAGTTCCGGCCGCGGGGCGAGGGTCGGCGGGCGCGGTGGCAGACAGCGCACGGGTGACGATCTCCGCCAGCGCCGCGCCCGCCGCGTCGTCGAGCAGCGCACGCGACCAGCGCAGCGTCAGATGCAGCCGGCCCCCCGTGGAGGCACAGGTGAAGGTGAGGCCGCGCGGCATCCGGGCGGGGGCGGAGAACCAGACCGCGCGGGCCCGGCCCGCGTCGCCGAAGTCCAGCGGGAACGCGACCCGCCCGATGTTGCTGAGCAGGGTCGTCGACGTCCAGGGGGCCGCCGCCCGGCGCACGCCCCGGGTCAGCGCGGCGCGCAGGCCGACCGGCAGCAGCGGGGCGGTGAGCAGGGTGCCCGCCACCCCCAACTGCGCGGTGGGCCTGGCCTTGAGCGCCCGGGTGAGCTCGGCGGTGCGGTGCACCAGACGGGCCACCGCGGCCGGGTCGGGGTGCTCGGCGGTCAGCAACTCGGCGTCCGTCCGCTCCTGTCGGCCGAAACCCACCTCGACCAGCCGGGTGCCGTTGCCGATGGGCATCTCGGCCGCGCGGGACCGGTCGTCGACCGGCATCGTGATCCGCACCGGTGCCGCAGGCCGGTCATGGAGATGGTTCCAGCGGGCCGCCGTCAGACAGGTGGCGACCAGCAACCGGTCGTTGACGGTCGGCCGGACCGCCGTCCCTCCCCCGGGCTCCGTCCCGGGGGACCCCCGACCGGGGTGCGGCGGGCGGGCCGGGACCGGCAGGTCCAGCAGCAGCATCCCGTTGCCGGGTGTCCCCGGAGTGCGGGTGTCGGCGGCGATCCGGGCCGGCCGGGACCCGCCCCGGGCGGTGCGGGACCCGGAGCGGGACGCCCACCGCGTCGGCCCGGGGCCGGACGCGGCGCGGGCGGGCGGCGGCGCCGGCGCGTCCTCCCGGCCGCTGTACAAGGTGGCCGCGGTGGCGAGGATCCGCAGAGCGGACGGCCCGTCCAGCGCGGTGTGATTGATCGTCAGCAGCAGTACGCAGCCCGGCTCGTCCGGCGTGGTCACCTGCTCCAGCCGGATGGGCGGGGAGAGCTCCAGCGGCGGGCACCGGTCCAGCGCGCGGGCGCGCGCGGCGGCCAGGGCGTCGGCGGCGGGCAGCGGGAAGCTCACCGGGTCCAGGTCCGGTCCGTCGGTCAGCTCCCACTCGTACCACCGCCGCCACCAGTTGCTCGACGCCTGACGCATCAGGATCCGGGGGTGCCGCCGCAACGCCTGGTGGAAGGCGTCACGCAGCCGACCGGGCTCCGGGCGGCCGGGCAGGTGGATCTCGATGTGTATGGTCTCCGGCTCCTGCTCCTGGAAGCAGTGCCGGGACACCTCGTCGACCGTGGGGAAGGGGACGCGCGGCAGCGGTCCGGCCGCCGCCGGGCGGCCCGGTCCGGCGGGCCGCGCGGGCGGAGGGCCCGGCCTGCCGGAGCGGGTGGGCGCAAGCTCCGGTCCGGCGGGTGGCCCGGGCCCGGGCCCGCCCGGCCGCGGCGACCCCGCGCCGGGCACCGGGACCGGCGTGGGATCGTCGCGGCGGCCCTCGCCGAGCGTGGTCATCGGCCGTTGTCCTTCCCCGTGTCGTGCGGGTCCTGCCGCGCATGCGGCTGCTGGTGGTGGTGTGGGTCCGGGGGCGCGGCGGGCGGCCCACCGGTGCCGGGCTTGCGGTGCGGGAGTGGGCCGGGGACGGGCGGGGGCGGCCCGCCGAAGGGCGTCGGACCGGCCGGGATGGTGCGCCCGGAGGCCACGCCGACGCCACCGGCGGCCGCACCGGCCCCGCCACCCGCCAGGTCACCATCCGGCCGCCCCTCCCGACCGCCGTCCGGCCGCCCTTCCCGATCACCGTCCAGCGGCCCTTCCCGGTCGCCGTCCGGCGGCCCGGACGGGCTGTCGCCCGGCCATCCGGCCGCGTGGCGGCCGGGGATGCGGGTCGGCACGGTGACGACGGCGGCGGTCAGTGCGATGAGCGCCAGCGACTGCGCCGCCGGGCTGAAGGCGCCGTCGTCCATCCCTGCCGGGTGGCCCGCGCCGGTGGCGGCGACGATGCCCGCGGCGGCCATGGCGACCAGCGCGGTCGGCGGCAGCAGCGCGGGGCGCCACCAGGCGATCAGGGCGAGCACCGGCACCGCGAGCGCCAGTGGACCGGCGACCAGGACCAGCACCGCGGTCAGGGCGACCGTGCCGAGCACCCCGCCCGGCGGCGGGGGTGCGGCCTGCCGCTCCTCCGGTGCCGGGGCGCCCGCGTGACGCCGTATCAGGGCCAGCCCGAGCAGCAGCACCACACCCAGCACCCCGCCGACCAGTCCGGCCTGATAGGTCGTGGACGGCTGGTAGCTCAGCTGGATCGTGCCGCCGGCGCCGGCCGGGACCAGGAAGCCCTGCTGCCAGCCGTCGATCCGCAGCGGGGTGAGCCGGCGGCCGTCGAGGGTGGCGTGCCAGCCCTTGTTGTGGTTCCCGTAGGTCTGGAGGTAGACCGCCTGACCCGCGCCGACCCGGACGGTGCGGTCGTCGCCGGACCAGTCGGTGGCCTTGACCGTGCGGTCCGCCGCGGCGGGCGCCGGGGCCGTCCCGCGCCGCAGGGTGACATCGGTCAGGGCCAGCGGGCCCGTGTCGCCCGCCTCCACCCGGTGCCGCCCGGAGCCCAGGTCGAGGGCGCCGTCCTCGGCATCACCCGCGCACAGTTCGACCGTGACCGGACGGCGCTCGGTCAGATCCCGCACCCGCCCGGACGCCTTGGTGGCGTGCAGGGTGCCGTCCACCGCGAGCGGCGGGCCCTGGCCGCAGGGCAGCGCGAAGCGGGCCGTGGGGTCCGGCGGCGGCGTGCGCAGCTCGTCGAGCGCGGGGATGTACACCTCGCTGAGCCCGACCGGGAGTTGGAGGTCCCGCCCGGCCAGCGGATTGTGCAGCGACAGCGGCGCGGTCTTGCTGATGGTGATGTCCAGCCGATCGGTGGTGATCGGCTCGAACCTGGCCTGGCCGTTCTCGTCGACCCCGGCCGTCGCGGCGCCGTCCGGCGAGTTGATCACGACCTGTTCGGGCCGGGTGGAGATGCCACCCGCCGCCCCGAACACGATCTCGTCGATCTCCTTCTTCTTCGGCCAGCGCAGATGCAGCACCGGGCGGTCCCCGGCGATCCACGCGGTGGTCAGGTCGCCGTCCACCAGGTTGCGGGAGCTCAGGCCGGCACCGGCCCGGCTGGTGGAGTCGGCGGTCACCGAGATCCGGGCGCGCCGCCCCGGCGCCACCGCGTCCAGCAGTTCGTCCAGCTCTCGGCCGGGCACCGGCAGCGCCTGCGCCGAGACCGCGTACTCGCCCGGGGAGGTGGTGCGGAACTGGCGGTGCAGCCCCACCTCGGCGGAGACCGGCGACAGGCCGCCCGGGTCGCTGCCCCGGTGCAGCGAGAAGACCGTGGCCGGGGAGTCGCCGCCCTGCGCGTCCGAGGGCAGCGCCAGCAACCGGGTGACCTGCACCCCGGGGACCGACACCTCCGAGAAGCCGGCGCCGGACAGCCCGGGCCGCGGCTCCTGCGAGGCCACGATGGTGATCTTCAGCCACTTCGCGGGCCCGGCGGGGGCCCGCACCGACTGCGCGCCCCCGCCGGGCTGCAGCGGGCTGTCGACGCTGCCCTGCTCGGTCTGCACCCGGACGGCGGTGGGCGCGGCCCGCAGCCCGTCGCCGGGCAGCGGCGTCAGCTGGAGGGAGGCGGGCATCATCACGGTCTCGGTGAAGTCGGCGCGCAGCCACTGCCCGGCCGGGCGGCCCGCGCTGCCCTCGGCCCACGCGGTGTCCGGGTTGCCGTCGAAGGCGTTCACCGGGTCGTACTGCGGCAGATGGAACAGCCAGTTGCCGCTGCTGGAGGCCGTGACCCGCGCGGCACCGCGCAGCACCGCCGTCGTCTGGTGGCCGGTCCCGGACACCGGCAGGATCTGCTTCGGTTCGGCGCCGGGGTTCTGCAGACTGCCGGAGTGGTTCCGCTCGTCGGCGGTATAGGTGTACGAGGTGTTGGCGTTCACCAGGCCGAAGCGGGTGTCGGCACGGCGCAGCCCGTCCGCGACGACCTGCAGCGGCGGGGTGTCGAGCCCGGGATGGGCGTCCCCGGTGAGCACGGTCGGGCGGTTCCGCAGCGAGGGGTCGGCCGACAGTTGGAGCAGTGCCTCCGGTCCGCCGCTGACCCGCGCGGTGGCCGCCACGGGCCGGACCCCGACCGGCCCCGGCCGCGCGGTGCCGACCGGCCGGTAGATCTCCACCGCCTGGCGGCGCGGGAAGAGCCCTTGCACCTGCACCGGGGTGTCGTCGGGAATCCGGCCGCCGGTCAGCAGCGGGCCGAAACCGGTGACCTTGCGGTAGCCGGACGCCTCCAGGGTCGCCGCCACTGTCTGCGGCGGCACATAGCCGAGCTGGTCGGGATCGAGGTCGTTGCGCACCACGACGTCGTACAGACCGGCCCGGGTCAGGAAGTCCCGCAGCCCCGGCACCTCGGCCCCGGTCATCAGTGCCTGCTCCACCGCGTCCATCGCGCGGCGCGACCCGGGGGTGCCGAACGGCACGTAGTCGCGCTGCGCCCAGCGGGAGTCGGCAAGAACGTCCAAGGGCTGGTCGATCGGATCGCCCCAGGTGTACAGGCCGTGCGCGGTGGCCGGGACGACCAGGGCGCGGCTGCCCGCGGACGTCTTCTCCAGCCAGTCCGCGGCCTGTTCCCAGTGCCCGGGGAGCTTCTTGAACGCCCCCGGCTGGAGCACCGTGCCGTTGAGATACGGCAGGGCCAGGCCGGGCAGCAGGAGCAGCGCGGCCAGCGCGGGTACCAGCCACCGCCCGGCCCCCGACAGGCGCCCGGGAACGGGCCCGCGATCGGACTCCCGCCCGGCCGGGCGGCCCGGCACCGATCCGCCGTCCGGTGCCGACCCGTCGCCCGATGTCGGCCCGCCGCCCGGCACCGGCAGCGGCCGGGCGGCCGCCACCGCGGTC
Coding sequences within it:
- a CDS encoding Trm112 family protein translates to MKPDDPLLNILACPLDKGPLALLHPDEALYNPRLRLRYPILDGIPQLLPSSGERVGAEEHLLLLAGHSAAAAAARWEP
- a CDS encoding DMT family transporter, which translates into the protein MLWGVAGALLANVLYSTGFVLEKRALSGLPPLSVTSPARLVRLVLGSPLWIGGALALALGFGAQLVVYRTLPIAAAQGLFVSGLVLLLMLSSAVLGERTSGRERRSIVVILGALVMVVASLRGGGESISHSAPAAVLLAVCAPSLAAGLWLYGAAERRARRRHRLPTSGVAYGVAIGLLYGVSSLAIKGVSGALATHGPGAAPARLALTPYPYLLLITGVGGLVLSQTALQRCRASLIVPVCTTITCVFTVACGTVVFGEPLPDEPLRLALRLGGTALAVIVLLTLPRHSPEPAAAKPDQWNPAVQSIEGSTP
- a CDS encoding alpha-(1->3)-arabinofuranosyltransferase family protein, yielding MTQVLHSPPPAPSAAAAAPPPDPGRPRGRRWLFGFWALVLAAFLAPSPGRMTFDTKLGVALDPFGFLGDLTHLWHDGAGFGGIADQYIGYAFPMLPYYALADVLHLPVWLAERLWLSIVVTTAFWGALRLAERLRVGSPATRLLAAAGYALWPTFSIVVGSTSAAALPGALLPWVLLPLTDPATSARVAAARSALLIPFMGGVNAASTLASLLPVGLYLLSRPAGKRRRALLAWWLPGVVLATAWWVVPLLLLGAYGEDFMPYVEQADTTTATMSATELLRGAGNWVAYLNFGDAWLPGGWTAATYTLAVLGSAGAAALGLAGLARRDLPERRWLLLTVLAVTLITLAGYGGALGAPFHGTVQEWLNGWLKPFRNIYKFQPGLALALAFGIAHLTAVAAARPLPVPGGGPTSGDGSAPDGGSVPGRPAGRESDRGPVPGRLSGAGRWLVPALAALLLLPGLALPYLNGTVLQPGAFKKLPGHWEQAADWLEKTSAGSRALVVPATAHGLYTWGDPIDQPLDVLADSRWAQRDYVPFGTPGSRRAMDAVEQALMTGAEVPGLRDFLTRAGLYDVVVRNDLDPDQLGYVPPQTVAATLEASGYRKVTGFGPLLTGGRIPDDTPVQVQGLFPRRQAVEIYRPVGTARPGPVGVRPVAATARVSGGPEALLQLSADPSLRNRPTVLTGDAHPGLDTPPLQVVADGLRRADTRFGLVNANTSYTYTADERNHSGSLQNPGAEPKQILPVSGTGHQTTAVLRGAARVTASSSGNWLFHLPQYDPVNAFDGNPDTAWAEGSAGRPAGQWLRADFTETVMMPASLQLTPLPGDGLRAAPTAVRVQTEQGSVDSPLQPGGGAQSVRAPAGPAKWLKITIVASQEPRPGLSGAGFSEVSVPGVQVTRLLALPSDAQGGDSPATVFSLHRGSDPGGLSPVSAEVGLHRQFRTTSPGEYAVSAQALPVPGRELDELLDAVAPGRRARISVTADSTSRAGAGLSSRNLVDGDLTTAWIAGDRPVLHLRWPKKKEIDEIVFGAAGGISTRPEQVVINSPDGAATAGVDENGQARFEPITTDRLDITISKTAPLSLHNPLAGRDLQLPVGLSEVYIPALDELRTPPPDPTARFALPCGQGPPLAVDGTLHATKASGRVRDLTERRPVTVELCAGDAEDGALDLGSGRHRVEAGDTGPLALTDVTLRRGTAPAPAAADRTVKATDWSGDDRTVRVGAGQAVYLQTYGNHNKGWHATLDGRRLTPLRIDGWQQGFLVPAGAGGTIQLSYQPSTTYQAGLVGGVLGVVLLLGLALIRRHAGAPAPEERQAAPPPPGGVLGTVALTAVLVLVAGPLALAVPVLALIAWWRPALLPPTALVAMAAAGIVAATGAGHPAGMDDGAFSPAAQSLALIALTAAVVTVPTRIPGRHAAGWPGDSPSGPPDGDREGPLDGDREGRPDGGREGRPDGDLAGGGAGAAAGGVGVASGRTIPAGPTPFGGPPPPVPGPLPHRKPGTGGPPAAPPDPHHHQQPHARQDPHDTGKDNGR
- a CDS encoding condensation protein; protein product: MTTLGEGRRDDPTPVPVPGAGSPRPGGPGPGPPAGPELAPTRSGRPGPPPARPAGPGRPAAAGPLPRVPFPTVDEVSRHCFQEQEPETIHIEIHLPGRPEPGRLRDAFHQALRRHPRILMRQASSNWWRRWYEWELTDGPDLDPVSFPLPAADALAAARARALDRCPPLELSPPIRLEQVTTPDEPGCVLLLTINHTALDGPSALRILATAATLYSGREDAPAPPPARAASGPGPTRWASRSGSRTARGGSRPARIAADTRTPGTPGNGMLLLDLPVPARPPHPGRGSPGTEPGGGTAVRPTVNDRLLVATCLTAARWNHLHDRPAAPVRITMPVDDRSRAAEMPIGNGTRLVEVGFGRQERTDAELLTAEHPDPAAVARLVHRTAELTRALKARPTAQLGVAGTLLTAPLLPVGLRAALTRGVRRAAAPWTSTTLLSNIGRVAFPLDFGDAGRARAVWFSAPARMPRGLTFTCASTGGRLHLTLRWSRALLDDAAGAALAEIVTRALSATAPADPRPAAGTPSSGGGGS
- a CDS encoding bifunctional 2-polyprenyl-6-hydroxyphenol methylase/3-demethylubiquinol 3-O-methyltransferase UbiG, yielding MSDRRAAPRPVTAAPRCALKPAARSAPALRDFYEDPAVPVASGAERSRRQARMLARALGPAGVGRPATVLDIGCGDGTAAAVALPYLRGHRVIGVDWSQDALRRAAPRLPAVVRGELTDGGLPFAARSADAVLFSEVIEHVVDPDAALDELRRVLRPGGHLLLSTPNLAAWYNRGLLLAGVQPVFSEVSLRGVHGRPGSQVVGHLRLYTARALRGFLAASGFEVTAMAGAPFHGVPRPLRGLDRVACRLPSLASILLVHARRV